In Lentibacillus amyloliquefaciens, one DNA window encodes the following:
- a CDS encoding nitroreductase family protein, with the protein MIPIDLLTAIKARRSIHNFKHDEIDHATLREILTYGSYAPTHYMKEPWQIKLYEKGGKQNFVDAIIASYQRIGMLKTSDDDKTQKMIGSMKQFLLQIPHHALIYFKEETDHVRYEEEYAAVCAFIQNAQLAAWAYGIGMLWTITPYMHDKGFAEEIGLDSSSDKIAAVMQIGYPEKIPRDKGRTPIGDKLEFISE; encoded by the coding sequence GTGATTCCAATCGATCTATTAACAGCCATCAAAGCACGCCGGTCCATTCACAACTTTAAACATGACGAAATAGACCATGCCACATTGCGGGAAATTTTAACTTACGGGTCATATGCACCGACGCATTATATGAAAGAACCGTGGCAAATAAAACTGTATGAGAAGGGTGGCAAGCAGAATTTTGTTGATGCTATCATCGCAAGCTATCAACGCATCGGCATGCTGAAAACGAGTGATGATGATAAGACACAAAAAATGATCGGGTCCATGAAGCAATTTTTATTGCAGATTCCGCATCATGCATTGATTTATTTTAAAGAAGAAACGGATCACGTCCGATATGAGGAAGAATATGCTGCTGTTTGTGCATTCATTCAAAACGCCCAGCTCGCTGCGTGGGCGTATGGTATCGGAATGCTCTGGACCATCACGCCCTATATGCATGATAAAGGATTTGCTGAGGAAATTGGGTTAGATTCGTCATCTGATAAAATTGCAGCTGTCATGCAAATCGGCTATCCGGAAAAAATCCCGCGTGATAAAGGGAGAACGCCGATCGGTGATAAGCTTGAGTTTATATCGGAGTGA
- the gpmI gene encoding 2,3-bisphosphoglycerate-independent phosphoglycerate mutase: MSDNNLAALIILDGFGIRDENFGNAVKHANTPNFDRYWNQFAHNQLTASGESVGLPEGQMGNSEVGHLNIGAGRIVYQSLTRVNLSIKEGEFFEKDAFLKSIEHAKANDKALHIFGLLSDGGVHSHINHLFALLKLAKDNNLEKVYVHAFLDGRDVGPQTAKDYIAQAEAKMKEYGIGEFATISGRYYSMDRDKRWERVKKAYDAIVYGEGPSYKNPYEVIDDSYENGIYDEFVIPSVLTDENGDPVGKVGDNDSIIFYNFRPDRAIQISRTFANDDFRDFDRGGHPPKNIDFVMLTEFSESIDGYVAYNPVNLDNTVGEVLSQHDMKQLRIAETEKYPHVTFFMSGGRESEFPGEKRVLIGSPKVATYDLKPEMSVYEVTDALLDELDANTHNAIILNFANPDMVGHSGKLEPTVKAIEAVDECLGKVVDKILELNGSAIITADHGNSDEVTTLEGDPMTAHTKNPVPVIVTKDAELREGGILADLSPTLLDLLDVEKPDEMTGESLIIKK; the protein is encoded by the coding sequence ATGAGTGATAATAACCTAGCAGCACTCATTATCCTTGATGGGTTCGGTATCCGTGATGAGAATTTCGGCAATGCCGTCAAACATGCAAACACCCCTAACTTTGACCGTTACTGGAATCAATTCGCCCATAATCAATTGACGGCATCAGGCGAATCCGTCGGGCTGCCTGAAGGGCAAATGGGCAATTCGGAAGTAGGGCACCTTAATATTGGAGCCGGGCGCATTGTTTATCAAAGTTTGACCCGTGTGAATCTCTCCATCAAGGAAGGCGAGTTCTTTGAAAAAGATGCATTTTTAAAGTCCATTGAACATGCAAAAGCAAACGACAAAGCATTGCACATTTTTGGCTTGCTGTCTGATGGCGGGGTGCACAGTCACATCAATCATCTGTTTGCTCTGTTGAAGCTCGCTAAAGACAACAATCTGGAAAAAGTGTATGTGCACGCATTTCTGGATGGCCGTGATGTTGGACCGCAAACCGCAAAAGATTATATCGCGCAGGCAGAAGCTAAAATGAAAGAATATGGCATTGGCGAGTTTGCAACGATTTCAGGACGCTATTATTCGATGGATCGCGACAAACGCTGGGAACGGGTTAAAAAGGCCTATGATGCGATAGTTTATGGTGAAGGACCATCTTATAAAAATCCATATGAAGTGATTGACGATTCCTATGAAAATGGCATTTATGATGAATTTGTGATACCGTCTGTTTTAACGGACGAAAACGGTGATCCGGTCGGCAAAGTGGGGGACAACGATTCCATCATCTTTTACAATTTCCGCCCGGATCGTGCCATTCAGATTTCCCGAACGTTTGCCAACGATGATTTCCGGGACTTTGACCGCGGCGGGCACCCGCCTAAAAATATCGACTTTGTTATGCTGACGGAATTCAGCGAGTCAATCGACGGCTATGTTGCTTATAACCCTGTTAACCTGGACAACACAGTCGGCGAAGTACTTTCACAGCATGATATGAAGCAGCTGCGAATAGCTGAGACGGAAAAATATCCGCATGTCACATTTTTTATGAGTGGCGGACGTGAGAGTGAATTTCCGGGTGAAAAGCGTGTTCTGATCGGTTCACCAAAAGTTGCTACCTATGACTTGAAACCCGAAATGAGTGTGTATGAAGTGACAGATGCATTACTGGACGAGCTTGATGCCAACACACACAATGCCATTATTTTAAACTTTGCCAATCCGGATATGGTCGGTCATTCCGGAAAACTTGAACCGACTGTGAAAGCTATTGAAGCGGTCGATGAATGCTTGGGGAAAGTTGTCGATAAAATATTGGAACTTAATGGCAGCGCGATTATTACGGCTGATCACGGTAATTCAGACGAGGTCACCACACTGGAAGGTGACCCGATGACAGCTCACACGAAGAATCCGGTGCCGGTCATCGTTACAAAAGACGCAGAACTGCGTGAAGGTGGTATATTAGCAGATTTATCACCAACGTTATTGGATTTACTGGATGTTGAAAAACCGGACGAAATGACAGGTGAATCATTAATTATAAAAAAATAA
- a CDS encoding nucleoside hydrolase, whose protein sequence is MVKKVLVFGDIGIDDTVALIYGYFDDAIDIVGVVANYGNIPREKALANVNYVRELFDIDPSIEVILGAEKPMTGENPKFVPEIHGEYGLGPIEPPLLNEEGVVENFFEVVEIINRYQDQELVIVNIGRLTSLATMFILYPSVMENVRHIYMMGGAFWVPGNATPLSEANFHGDPIAAQLVLNNAPDVTIIPLNVTQQAMATPEMVDYINRVGLAKIIKPLLDYYYQFYKQRNPRIQGSPLHDVVTLMATIDEDMFMFRYLPVEIIQGVNGVERGQSIADIRPYVDQQESENGAEKSHRIALELDYRKFYNKFMSIMTGQVFH, encoded by the coding sequence GTGGTGAAAAAGGTGCTGGTATTCGGTGATATTGGCATTGACGATACGGTAGCCTTGATCTATGGCTATTTTGACGACGCAATTGATATTGTTGGTGTAGTGGCTAATTATGGAAACATACCAAGGGAAAAGGCACTGGCAAATGTTAATTACGTCAGAGAATTGTTTGATATCGATCCATCGATAGAGGTTATCTTAGGTGCTGAGAAACCGATGACTGGTGAAAATCCAAAATTTGTTCCCGAAATTCATGGCGAATACGGGCTTGGACCGATCGAGCCACCACTTTTGAACGAGGAAGGTGTCGTTGAAAATTTCTTTGAAGTGGTTGAAATTATTAATCGGTATCAAGACCAGGAATTGGTGATTGTAAATATCGGAAGGCTGACGTCGCTTGCCACGATGTTTATTTTGTATCCATCTGTTATGGAAAATGTGCGTCATATTTATATGATGGGCGGGGCATTCTGGGTTCCGGGGAATGCAACGCCGCTCTCGGAAGCCAATTTTCATGGTGATCCGATTGCCGCACAGCTGGTTTTGAATAATGCACCGGATGTAACAATTATCCCGCTCAATGTAACCCAACAGGCAATGGCGACGCCCGAGATGGTCGATTACATCAACAGAGTGGGTTTGGCGAAAATTATAAAACCGCTTTTGGACTATTATTATCAATTTTATAAACAGCGAAATCCGAGAATACAGGGAAGTCCCCTGCACGATGTTGTAACGCTGATGGCAACTATTGATGAAGACATGTTTATGTTCAGATATTTGCCGGTTGAAATTATCCAAGGTGTAAATGGGGTGGAAAGAGGGCAAAGCATTGCTGATATCAGACCGTATGTGGATCAGCAGGAGTCTGAAAACGGAGCCGAGAAGTCTCACCGCATTGCACTGGAGCTTGATTACCGTAAATTTTACAACAAATTTATGTCGATTATGACTGGGCAGGTATTTCATTGA
- the eno gene encoding phosphopyruvate hydratase, producing the protein MPYITDVYAREVLDSRGNPTVEVEVFTESGGFGAALVPSGASTGEYEAVELRDGDGNRYLGKGVEKAVENVNDVIGPELIGVDATRQNIIDQIMLELDGTENKGSLGANAILGVSMAVGHAASSYLQLPLYHYLGGFNAKKLPTPMMNILNGGEHADNNVDIQEFMIMPVAAPTFKEALRTGTEIFHSLKKVLKSKGYNTGVGDEGGFAPNLDSNEEALGTIVEAIETAGYKPGEEVKLAMDVASSEIYEDGKYHLKGEGVTRTAEEMVDWYEDLINKYPIISIEDGLDENDWEGHKLLTERIGDRVQLVGDDLFVTNTSKLSRGIEEGVGNSILVKVNQIGTLTETFEAIEMAKEAGYTAVISHRSGETEDATIADIAVAANAGQIKTGAPSRTDRVAKYNQLLRIEDELAGMGEYAGLGAFYNLKK; encoded by the coding sequence ATGCCATACATTACAGACGTTTATGCCCGCGAGGTTCTTGATTCCCGCGGCAACCCGACAGTAGAAGTTGAAGTGTTTACAGAATCAGGCGGATTTGGTGCCGCATTAGTGCCAAGCGGTGCTTCAACCGGCGAATATGAAGCCGTTGAATTGCGCGACGGTGATGGTAATCGTTACCTTGGAAAAGGTGTCGAAAAAGCAGTTGAAAATGTCAACGATGTGATTGGACCGGAATTAATAGGTGTTGATGCCACACGCCAGAACATTATTGACCAGATAATGCTTGAACTGGATGGCACAGAAAACAAAGGCAGTCTGGGAGCAAATGCCATTTTGGGTGTTTCCATGGCGGTCGGACATGCTGCATCAAGCTATTTGCAGTTGCCGCTTTACCATTATTTGGGCGGCTTTAACGCGAAAAAACTGCCAACTCCAATGATGAATATCCTTAATGGCGGAGAACATGCGGACAACAATGTTGACATTCAGGAATTCATGATTATGCCTGTAGCGGCCCCAACTTTTAAGGAGGCTTTAAGAACAGGTACTGAGATTTTCCATTCCTTGAAAAAAGTGTTGAAGTCAAAAGGTTATAATACCGGTGTCGGTGATGAAGGCGGATTCGCGCCAAACCTTGATTCCAATGAAGAAGCACTTGGAACGATCGTTGAAGCAATCGAAACTGCCGGCTATAAACCTGGTGAAGAAGTTAAACTGGCAATGGATGTCGCTTCTTCTGAGATTTATGAAGACGGTAAATATCACCTTAAAGGAGAAGGCGTTACCCGCACAGCCGAAGAAATGGTTGATTGGTATGAAGACCTGATTAACAAATACCCGATCATTTCAATAGAGGACGGCCTTGATGAGAACGACTGGGAAGGTCATAAACTGCTGACAGAACGAATCGGTGACCGTGTGCAGCTGGTCGGCGATGATCTGTTTGTGACAAATACGAGCAAACTTTCCCGCGGGATTGAAGAAGGCGTCGGTAATTCTATTCTTGTTAAGGTGAATCAGATTGGAACGCTGACTGAAACGTTCGAAGCAATTGAAATGGCTAAAGAGGCAGGTTATACTGCCGTCATCTCGCACCGTTCTGGTGAAACAGAAGACGCAACAATTGCTGACATTGCTGTTGCAGCCAATGCCGGACAGATTAAAACGGGCGCACCATCCCGCACCGACCGCGTTGCCAAATATAATCAGCTCTTGCGCATAGAAGACGAACTTGCAGGAATGGGCGAATATGCAGGTCTTGGCGCATTTTATAATTTGAAAAAATAA
- a CDS encoding alkaline phosphatase family protein produces MDQNVKPLKPVILLNIDSLMPEPLEIAVQTGKAPALKFLMENGRYISHMVSSFPTMSVTIDSSLLTGTYADQHQIPGLNWFDTSKNEIINYGTGFRETNKSGLRKSVHNMLYRLNNQHLSENVRTIYEELADKGIHSASINSFVYRGNTPQKLQVPGLLRGLTRFKDGQWTAEAPSIFSLGVFSKLRKRGVATQIAAGNYKYTARELRHLIHRRKLPGFTFCIFQDLDFRIHFKGPMDIKGISKIDRQIQKTLNLYSSWEEALNQNVWMVMGDNGHAPMGSRYRDFVIDLRKILKKQRIARIQRPIRKKDQVVLSVNQRMAYIYILDDTLPVSTVTEKLKKDARIDIIAWKSEDGVNIESGMRHGSLHFSPGGEYSDMYQQTWHMEGNPELLDLTLSSDNNISYDDYPDGLARIYGALHSQSGRFIVVNAKPGCEFKAQSTPFHLGGAAHGSLHKQETLVPLLIAGTAIKPKYPRFVDMKSFLLELLDR; encoded by the coding sequence GTGGATCAAAATGTTAAACCGCTAAAACCGGTCATTCTATTAAATATCGATTCATTGATGCCTGAACCGCTGGAAATAGCTGTGCAAACCGGAAAAGCACCGGCCTTGAAGTTTTTAATGGAAAATGGCCGCTATATTTCCCACATGGTCAGCTCCTTCCCTACAATGTCAGTGACGATTGACAGCAGTCTTCTGACAGGCACTTATGCTGATCAGCACCAAATTCCCGGTTTAAACTGGTTCGATACTTCTAAAAATGAGATTATTAACTATGGGACAGGATTCAGGGAGACGAATAAATCAGGGCTCAGAAAATCAGTCCATAACATGCTTTATCGTCTGAATAATCAACATTTGAGCGAGAACGTCAGAACGATTTATGAAGAACTGGCAGATAAGGGAATTCATTCTGCTTCGATTAATTCTTTTGTCTATCGCGGGAACACACCGCAAAAGCTGCAAGTTCCAGGGTTGCTTCGGGGGTTGACCCGTTTTAAAGACGGTCAGTGGACAGCGGAAGCTCCATCGATTTTTTCTTTAGGTGTTTTTTCCAAACTGCGTAAACGAGGTGTGGCAACACAAATTGCAGCCGGAAATTATAAATACACAGCCCGGGAGCTGCGTCATTTAATCCACCGTCGTAAACTACCCGGCTTTACGTTTTGTATTTTTCAGGACTTGGATTTCCGCATTCATTTTAAAGGACCAATGGATATAAAGGGAATATCTAAAATTGACCGCCAAATTCAAAAAACGCTCAATTTGTACTCGAGCTGGGAGGAAGCACTGAATCAGAATGTATGGATGGTTATGGGTGATAACGGTCATGCGCCGATGGGTTCCAGGTACCGTGACTTTGTGATTGATCTCCGCAAAATACTGAAAAAACAGCGTATCGCACGAATTCAGCGTCCTATTCGAAAAAAAGATCAGGTTGTCCTCAGTGTGAACCAGCGCATGGCCTATATTTATATTCTTGATGATACGTTACCGGTCTCTACTGTTACCGAAAAGCTGAAGAAAGATGCGCGGATTGATATCATCGCCTGGAAAAGTGAGGACGGTGTCAATATCGAATCAGGCATGAGACATGGTTCATTGCACTTTAGTCCGGGCGGCGAATACTCAGATATGTACCAGCAAACATGGCATATGGAAGGAAATCCTGAACTATTGGATTTAACGCTTTCAAGTGACAACAACATTTCCTATGATGATTATCCGGATGGATTAGCCCGTATTTACGGTGCGTTGCATTCTCAGTCGGGCCGTTTCATTGTCGTTAATGCAAAACCCGGATGTGAATTTAAAGCACAATCGACACCATTTCATCTTGGCGGTGCTGCACATGGTTCATTGCACAAGCAGGAAACGTTGGTACCTCTTTTGATTGCAGGGACCGCCATAAAGCCAAAATACCCGCGGTTTGTCGATATGAAATCTTTTCTGCTGGAGCTGCTTGATCGGTAA